Genomic segment of bacterium:
CCCGGCGTTTCGATTGGGAGTCTCTCCCGTTATTGGAACTTCCGCCAGCTTTCTTATGAGCCATTTCCTATCTCCTTTACCCAAAATCCCGAAAACCGATCGTGTCGTGCAGATTTTGGGTATTACTCGCGGATCTAAACCGTTTCTCACGCCCGGGATAACCGTTACACAGGACCCGGCTGCATGGACTGTTGATCCTAAAAAAACTGTGTTAACCGGAGATCGTCTCGATGCGGACACCCGTGTAATCCTGGCGGTGCCCCTGCTTGCGCCGGTAACCTTTGCGCCGTTTCATCTTGAAGACGATGATCTTCCGGTGGCGGTCCTGTTCGACCACGGTGCCGGAAACCATGGCGCCGGCCACTGTCGGGCTCCCTACCTTGACCTCAGGCCCCTCACCCACGAGGAGAACATGGTCGAAATCCACCTTTGATCCGACGTCGGCGGCCAGTTTTTCCACCTTGATGATGTCGCCCTGGTTGACGCGATACTGTTTACCGCCGGTCTGTATAACTGCATACATGACTTCCAGCCTCCCTATATTACTGCAAAAAATAGCTATTGGATTAGGAACAGAATTACTTACCAAAACGGCTCCCAGTTGTCAACAACTGGGTGGAACCCCCGAAATCCGAGATTGGTTTTGTCTGGCCTCCGGTCGGCGCGTCTGAGAGACTGTTTTTTCGTTTTGGGTCCGATGAACCGGTCTAATTGCCGTCAGGTGCTGTCGACCAGCGCCGAAGCCCCGGCCAAAAGGGCCCAATCAGCGGATTTCGGGTATGGTTGCCCCCTGCCTGCGGCAGGCAGGCTCAGGAACACATACCCCGTCTTTGTAAGATCTATCCGCTACGCCATCGCAACGATCCGGATCCTCCGCCGGATCATCTCGAACAAACCATAGTACGCCTGCCGAACCTTCAAACATACCTGACCGGCGTGACGCACGACCTTGCCCGCCACCTGGTACAATCGCCAACGCACCGTCCGGAGCTGGTGACGATGCCAATCCTCCGGCAAGACCTTCAGCTCGAACATCCGGAACTGGTTGTACGCCAATATGCCGATCCGGAAGAATACAGCGTTGGCCCAAAACTGCCCGCAAGGCATCCGCTCCATACCAAGCCCGATCTTAAGCTCCTTGATCCGGTTCTCGCTACCTGCCTGTGCGTTGCCTGCTTGCGCGCCACGCGCGGGCAAGCACGCAGACAGGTGCTCACCACGTGTATCGGGGTGTCGGGGGATGGATCCCTGGATTTGAACACAAGAAGAGAAAGACCCTTATCGGGCCTTCCCTTCGTACTTTGCGCTTTGCGCTTCGCTCTCGCCACCAGGAACGATACCGGATTATGGCTACACCCCCACCTCGATCCTCCCCCCTCAGCCGCCTTCGCGTAATGCTTCGTCGGGCCAGTAGGGGGAGGAAGATAAATGAGGCGGACTATTATAAACCCATGATCTGGTACTGTTCCTGGTGCATGTTGTAATCCGTCTTCACCACCAGCTTCTTCTTCACCTGCTTCTCCAGCTTCTCCAGGTACTCGTTCTCCTCCTCGTAGAGAAGGTCGGCCACCTTGGGGTGGACCATGATGATCACCCGCTTGCCTTCGAGGCCGGGAGCGTCCCGCCGGACCTGGCGGAAGATATCGTAA
This window contains:
- the rplU gene encoding 50S ribosomal protein L21, whose translation is MYAVIQTGGKQYRVNQGDIIKVEKLAADVGSKVDFDHVLLVGEGPEVKVGSPTVAGAMVSGTVVEQDRHRKIIVFKMKRRKGYRRKQGHRQDYTGVRIETISG